A window of Thiocapsa bogorovii genomic DNA:
GAGCGAGGGCGATACCTTGACCCTGGGACGCGACGACCCGACGCAACGCCTGCTGCTGCGATACCCTCGCGCCGTCGAGCCGCAGCATCTTCGGCTCAAGCTCTCGGCCGATGAACTGTCCTTCAAGAATAAATCCAGGTCGGCGGGTGTTTGCATCGCTCCGCTGGCCACGACCGACCTGATGGAGCGCATCACGCGTTCGCGTCGCCTTGCACTCGAGCGCCTCGCTCGGGTCCTCGGCGGACCGATCGAGCCTTTGCCGCGGGCGCCCTCGCTGGACCTGCTCGAACAGGTGATCGCGCTGATGGATCAAGAGCCCTATCGCGCACTCAATCGGCTCGGCCAACCGGGAGGTCTCTTGATCCTACCCGATCGCGCGACCCCCATCTTCGTCGGCGATCTGCGCGCCCGTATCGACAATCTCCTCGTCATCCTGACACAAAACGCCTTTCTTCAGGCACTCGAAGAGGGCAGCGCAATCCTGATCATCCTGGGCAGTGCCGTACATCCGGATCGGCCCGAGCAAGCCGCCGAGATGGACAGCTCCATCCTGATGATGGATCTGATCTTTCGACTCAAGCTGCGGTTTCCCGAACGCGTCTTCTATCTGCGGGGACATCACGACAGCTTCTCCGAGGCCATCAGTTGTGCCGGATTGCCGCAGGGGTCGCTCTGGGAGGATGCTCTACATCAGACACGGGGACCGGCCTATCGGGACGCGATGCGGCGTTTCTATGCCCGTCTGCCCTTGGTGGCCGTCACCTCCCGCTACCTCGCCGCGCACGCGGCACCGCCGATCACGGCCGAGGGATGGCAGACGCTCGTGGATATCGACCGGAATCCGGAGCTGGCCGACCGCCTCGTTCGGGTGCCCCATCCCTCGGAGGATGACCCGAGCGGCACCTATGGGAGGCGTGAGCTGAGCCGTATGTTCCGACGCCTCGGCCTGGCGGAGAGCGCCGTCTGCGTGCTCGGGGGTCATCCGGCGGCTTCGGCCGGGCATCGCACCCGAGACACCGAAGACCCTGAGCACCTTCGGAGGGTCTTCAGCGCCGATCCGCACTGGGTCGGCACCCTCACGCGTTCCCACAAGCGTTTACTGCCGCTTCGCTATCCGGCCGAACCGCTTCTGGAGGTCTACAACCGGCTGTTGCGCACCGCAGGTGCGGGAAACCCCTCGAATCGACCGCTGACGAGCCTGGCTCAACCGACCCCGACTCAGCCGAGGGACGCCCCCGACGAGGTGCCACGATGACCCCCGATCTCACCCAAGCGATCACGCCGGCGATCCACTGGTGGGCAATGGCGATGAGCCTTTTCGGCGGCCTCGCACTCTTTCTCTACGGCATGGATCAGATGGCCGAGGCGCTCAAGGCGGTCGCCGGAGAGCGGATGAAGGACATCCTGGCGAAACTGACCGCCAACCGCTTCATGGGCGCCATCACCGGAGCCTTCGTCACGGCCGTCATCAATTCCTCTTCCGTGACGACGGTCCTGGTGGTGGGCTTCATCAGTGCCGGACTCATGACCTTGAGTCAATCCGTGGGCGTCATCATGGGCGCCAACATCGGCTCGACCGTCACCGCGCAACTGATCGCCTTTCAGATCACGGAGGCAGCCCTGTTGATGATCGGCATCGGCTTCACGATGCAGTTCGCGTCCACGCAGGAGGCGATTCGCCAATACGGCGGCATCCTCATGGGTTTGGGTCTGG
This region includes:
- a CDS encoding metallophosphoesterase family protein — translated: MSNPSHTKRKGFLRHFRGLVREAHPCADLDLRGSLRLGKSTVRLPPPALPLQILLGGEQGYRLHLYPEPVLDSEGRFEHRGSYLLVDPMTYFSDISGFIRLSEGDTLTLGRDDPTQRLLLRYPRAVEPQHLRLKLSADELSFKNKSRSAGVCIAPLATTDLMERITRSRRLALERLARVLGGPIEPLPRAPSLDLLEQVIALMDQEPYRALNRLGQPGGLLILPDRATPIFVGDLRARIDNLLVILTQNAFLQALEEGSAILIILGSAVHPDRPEQAAEMDSSILMMDLIFRLKLRFPERVFYLRGHHDSFSEAISCAGLPQGSLWEDALHQTRGPAYRDAMRRFYARLPLVAVTSRYLAAHAAPPITAEGWQTLVDIDRNPELADRLVRVPHPSEDDPSGTYGRRELSRMFRRLGLAESAVCVLGGHPAASAGHRTRDTEDPEHLRRVFSADPHWVGTLTRSHKRLLPLRYPAEPLLEVYNRLLRTAGAGNPSNRPLTSLAQPTPTQPRDAPDEVPR